A region of the Arsenicicoccus dermatophilus genome:
GTGCACCTGGTCCTTCTGCATCTCGCGCAGCAGGTCGTCGATGGGCTTGCTGTCGGGGACGAAGGCCATAGGACGCATGACCTCCTCGACGGGCAGCGCCCGCGCGCTGTCGTCGTCGTTGACCCGGCGCGCGACGTCCTTGAAGTAGAGCAGCCCCAGCACGTCGTCGGAGTCCTCGCCCACCACCGGGATCCGCGAGAAGCCCGAGCGCAGGAAGAGCGACATCGCCTTGCCCAGCGTCTTGTCGTGCTCGAGGGTCACCATGTCGGTGCGCGGCACCATCACCTCCCGGACCACGGTGTCGCCGAGCTCGAAGACCGAGTGGATCATCTCCCGCTCGTCGTGCTCGATCACGTCGCTCTCGGTGGCGATGTCCACGAGGTCACGCAGCTCCGCCTCGGAGGCGAAGGGCCCGTCCTGATAACCCTTTCCAGGGGTGACGGCGTTACCGAGAACGACCATGAGGCGGGTGATCGGCCCGAGGACACGGCGCAGCCAGACCAGCGCCGGCGCGGCGACGAGGGCCACGGTGGCGGCGTGCTGCTGACCGAGGGTGCGCGGCGAGACCCCGGTGAGGACGAAGGACGCCACCACCATCAGCGCGATGCTGAGCAGGAGCGGGCGCACCGGGCCGTCGACGTGCTCGCCGATGGCGACGGTGATCAGCACGGCCGTGGTGGACTCGGCCACCACCCGCAGGAAGGTCGCCGCCGAGATGTAGCCGGGCTTGTCGGCCGCGATCGCGGCCAGCGCCTGGGACCCGGGGCGGCCCTCGGCGACCAGCTCCTCGCTGGTGTGGTGGGACAGCCGCTGCACGGCTGCCTCGACCAGCGCCAGGCAGAAGGACAGGAGCAGCGCGAGCAGGGCCCCGACGATCAGCTGGGTGGTCACGGCCTCAGGCCCCGGCCCGGCCGCCGAGATAGTCGAGCAGCAGCCGGCTCTGCAGCTCGAACATCTCCCGCTCCTCGTCCGGCTCGGCGTGGTCGTAGCCGAGCAGGTGCAGCAGGCCGTGGGTGGTCAGCAGCAGCAGCTCCTCCTGGGTGGAGTGGCCCGCCGTGACCGCCTGCCGCTCCGCGACCGAGGGGCACAGCACGATGTCGCCCAGGACCCCCTCCTGCAGCCGCTCGCCTTCACGGCCCGGCCGCAGCTCGTCCATCGGGAAGCTCATCACGTCGGTGGGGCCCTCCAGGTCCATCCACTGCACGTGCAGCCGCTCCATGGCGGCCTCGTCGACCAGGGTGATCGCCAGGTCGGCGCCGCGGTGGACGCGCATGGCGGCATACACGAACTGCGCCAGCGACACCAGGGCGCGCTCGTCGACGCGGTGGTCGGTCTCGTTGTGGACGTCGATGCTCATCGGTGGCGCCCTTGCTCCTGGTCGGTATGGCGACGCGGCTCGTCCCGGTGTCGGGGCAACCCCCGCCCCTCCCGGGCCTCGGTGCGTGCGTGCTGCGCCTCGTCCCACTCGCCGTAGGCCGCCACGATCTCGCCGACCAGGCGGTGGCGGACGACGTCCTGCGGGGTGAGCTCGGCGAAGTGGATGTCCTCGACCCCGTCGAGGATGTCGCGGACGACCCGCAGCCCGGACTCGGTGCCGCCGGGCAGGTCGACCTGGGTGACGTCGCCGGTGACGACGATCCGGGACCCGAAGCCGAGCCGGGTGAGGAACATCTTCATCTGCTCGGGAGAGGTGTTCTGCGCCTCGTCCAGGATGATGAAGGCGTCGTTGAGGGTGCGCCCGCGCATGTAGGCCAGCGGGGCCACCTCGATCGTCCCGCCCGCCATGAGGCGCGGGATCATCTCCGGGTCGAGCA
Encoded here:
- a CDS encoding hemolysin family protein, which encodes MTTQLIVGALLALLLSFCLALVEAAVQRLSHHTSEELVAEGRPGSQALAAIAADKPGYISAATFLRVVAESTTAVLITVAIGEHVDGPVRPLLLSIALMVVASFVLTGVSPRTLGQQHAATVALVAAPALVWLRRVLGPITRLMVVLGNAVTPGKGYQDGPFASEAELRDLVDIATESDVIEHDEREMIHSVFELGDTVVREVMVPRTDMVTLEHDKTLGKAMSLFLRSGFSRIPVVGEDSDDVLGLLYFKDVARRVNDDDSARALPVEEVMRPMAFVPDSKPIDDLLREMQKDQVHLAVVVDEYGGTAGLVTIEDILEEIVGEIADEYDREAQGVEELADGRVRIPATMHVDDFATEFDVALEEDDVDTVGGLIAKLSGRVPIPGSTVQLLGLELMAEKPAGRRHRIATVVVRRLPQTTSPVEVWEAERSRDHADPAGDGAGHERHGATRHVEEHA
- the ybeY gene encoding rRNA maturation RNase YbeY — translated: MSIDVHNETDHRVDERALVSLAQFVYAAMRVHRGADLAITLVDEAAMERLHVQWMDLEGPTDVMSFPMDELRPGREGERLQEGVLGDIVLCPSVAERQAVTAGHSTQEELLLLTTHGLLHLLGYDHAEPDEEREMFELQSRLLLDYLGGRAGA